Below is a genomic region from Burkholderia pyrrocinia.
CATCGATGCGCGGCTCGTACGCGAGCGGGCTCGTCAGCCGGTTGTAGGCGACGTGCACTTCGTCGAGTTCGCCGTTGACGAACGCGGTCAGCGGCACGAGCAGCGCGCCGAGCAACTGTTCGAAGTGCGGTTCGGCGGCCAGGCCGCTCGCGCGCGCCGTGATGGTCGCACCGTGGCGCATCAGCGGCGCGATGCCGCGCGCACCGATCACGCTCAGTTCGCACGTGACGCCGGTGCGGTCCCAGCGTTCGAGCGCATCCACGCATTCGACGAGCAGCCGCGCATTGAGCGGGCCGCACAGCCCGCGATCGGTGCTGACGACGATCAGGCCGACGCGGCGCACGGGATCGCGCCGCGCCATCAACGCGGACACGTGGTCGGGGCGGTCGCGCAGCACGCGTTCGGCCATGGCGCCGATGCGCGCCGCATACGGCCGGAACTCGCGCGCGCGGCGCTGCGCGCTCGCCATCTTGGTGCGCGCCATCATTTCCATCGCCTTGGTGATCTTGCGCGTGGACGACGTACTGGCAATCTTCGAGCGGATTTCGCGTATGTGCATGTCAGCGGGGCGTCGCGGCCATCCGGATGTCATCGTGTGGCTTCATGCTATCGGGACTTCACCTGAAACGATTGACGAGAGTCAAACGATTTCGCCCGGTCTCGCACCAGAATCCGTTCACGTGATTCTCGCGAAGGGGTATTCGATGACCGATTTCCGCCCGCACCAGAAGTACGACGCGCTGATTGCGCGTTGCCGCTCGCTACACCCGGTGACGGTCGCGGTCGCGCATCCTTGCGACGAGGTATCGTTGCGCGCCGCCGTCGACGCCGCGCGGGCCGGTCTCGTCGTGCCGGTGCTGGTCGGCCCGGAGGCGCGCATCACCGCGCTTGCCGCGACGCTCGGCATCGACCTGTCCGGCTACCGGCTCGTCGATGCGCCGCACAGCCACGCGTCGGCCGCGCGCGCCGTCGAGTTGGTGCGCGCGGGCGACGCGCAGGTGCTGATGAAGGGCAGCCTGCATACCGACGAGTTGCTGGAGGAAGTGGTGCGCGCCGATACGGGGCTGCGCACCGGGCGGCGCCTGAGCCACGTGTTCATCATGGACGTGCCGACTTACCACAAGCCGCTTTTTATCACTGACGCGGCCGTCAATATCCGTCCGACGCTCGAGCAGAAGGCCGACATCGTGCAGAACGCGATCGACCTCGCGCACGCGCTCGGCATCCGCCAGCCGAAGGTCGCGATCCTGTCGGCGGTCGAGACGGTCAGCTCGAAGCTGCCGTCGACGCTCGACGCGGCCGCGCTGTGCAAGATGGCCGAGCGCGGCCAGATCACCGGCGCGCTGCTTGACGGGCCGCTCGCGCTCGACAACGCGATCAGCCCCGAAGCCGCGCGGCTCAAGCATCTCGGTTCCGCGGTCGCGGGCGATGCGGACATCCTTCTCGCACCCGATCTCGAGGCGGGCAACATGCTCGCGAAGGAACTGACGTTCCTCGCGAACGCCGATGCGGCCGGCATCGTGCTCGGCGCGCGCGTGCCGGTGATCCTGACGAGTCGCGCCGACAGCGAACGCACGCGCCTCGCGAGCTGTGCGGTCGCAGCGCTCGTCGCGGAGGCGGCGCGCGCCACGGCGGCATCCGTGGTCGCGCCGGCCGTTGCGGCCGACGCACGCTGACGGGGCCGCGATGCGACATCCAGTACTCGTACTCAATGCCGGCTCGTCGAGCCTCAAGTTCTCGGTCTACGACACGCGCGAGGATCGCTCGCTCGATGCGGGCCTGCACGGGCAGGTCGAGAACCTGCATGGCACCCCGCATCTGTTCGTGGCCGACGCGCACGGCGCAACGCTCGCCAACAGCCCCGTCGCGCGACCCGGACATCGAGGCGCGATCGAAGCGCTGCACGCGTGGTTCGCGGCTCACGTCGGGCGGGAGGCCGCGTTCGACGGCGT
It encodes:
- a CDS encoding bifunctional enoyl-CoA hydratase/phosphate acetyltransferase, producing MTDFRPHQKYDALIARCRSLHPVTVAVAHPCDEVSLRAAVDAARAGLVVPVLVGPEARITALAATLGIDLSGYRLVDAPHSHASAARAVELVRAGDAQVLMKGSLHTDELLEEVVRADTGLRTGRRLSHVFIMDVPTYHKPLFITDAAVNIRPTLEQKADIVQNAIDLAHALGIRQPKVAILSAVETVSSKLPSTLDAAALCKMAERGQITGALLDGPLALDNAISPEAARLKHLGSAVAGDADILLAPDLEAGNMLAKELTFLANADAAGIVLGARVPVILTSRADSERTRLASCAVAALVAEAARATAASVVAPAVAADAR
- the atpG gene encoding ATP synthase F1 subunit gamma; protein product: MHIREIRSKIASTSSTRKITKAMEMMARTKMASAQRRAREFRPYAARIGAMAERVLRDRPDHVSALMARRDPVRRVGLIVVSTDRGLCGPLNARLLVECVDALERWDRTGVTCELSVIGARGIAPLMRHGATITARASGLAAEPHFEQLLGALLVPLTAFVNGELDEVHVAYNRLTSPLAYEPRIDAMLPIAGLDTGAPADGAEASDYLYEPAPKPVVDTLLLRYVEATLYQAVVENYACEQCARMFSMQTATDNADRVLRELRHLYQKTRQAQITTELCEIVAGAAAV